GAGAAGGTAACTACTCGAGTTAAGACATATACAGTTGACAGTCAAAAACATCAACTGCTCTCTCGGAGCCCTTCGTGTACACACATAAACTGCGCTACACGGCcgaacgaaaaagaaagaggggCGTCATTATCCACCCcccgagtgctttgaagacgccgctgctacgtagttcTGAGTCACTGCGCCATGCTCtctaccaggctgcagaaatcagGTGCCTTTTTTTCCTCTTCGATCCCCTACCACCGCGTATACTCCTGCAGTCTCCCGGAGGAAGGAAACAAGTCGGTTGCGGAACGTCGGGTCTCTTCAAAAACGTTTGCCTGGAGTTTAAATCATCTCCCATGGTGTTCTCCACATTCAAGGACGAGTTAACATTGACACCATGTGCCCATGATGAACGGAACCTTAAATGAACCCATGCTCTCCTTGTCATCCCTTTAAAGGGAGGTGCTATATATTTTCGTTCTTTATGTATCTCTATCACTCTCTGTCTCGGTGTATTCATTCTCTCGCCCTctatctttttctctttgttcCCTCTATCTCTGTCTTACTACCCTTTTCTCTCTACTTGATTTTGTCTCCCTCTATGTGCGCTCATTCACCCGCCCAACAGAGTTATTGCATTCTCGGCCGGACAAATCAGCtcatgttcttgttcttgttgcccttcacttgtAGTTCATATGCACTGTGAGGgatcggccaataattgagtgTTCTGAGTGTGGAGGAGAAAAGGAAGACGAGGACGAAGAGAACGCGTGCCGATGCACGGATTTTGAATTCAGCAGAAACATTGCGCACGCCTTATAATGCTTGTTCGTAAAAAAAGGCAAAGCGACGCCCAAACAATCTGAGCCTATCCCCTGCTATCATTTAGTAAGCTTATAAAGATTTCTTAGTCTTATGCGCTTTGACAGTGTTGGAACGCATGCAAAGCCATTTACAATAGTTTTTACAACTGGTGAAGCATTTTTTACCTatagcacagtttttttttgtactatGAAAACAAGGTAGAACCACGGATGTGCTGCATGCGAAGTTTGTCTATCTTCCTAGTTTCTTGATACTTGGAGCCTATACACAGTTAAAGCGTGCAAATGACTAATCGTGCATCTTTGCGAGTGACGTGGGAGAGAATGCGCGGTACATTTGGCTTCAATCCCGTGTACCCGACGGCCAGAAAATGTTTCCGCCTGCATGCGGACAGCTTCGCAGCATAGCGATCTGCGAAAGCGCGAGCTAATTACCAACGTGTTAGCTCACAGAAACTCAGTTTCCTTTCACAATAAGCGTATTTAATCCTCGGAATATTGGATCGTAGTTTCGTGTCCCCAGGGGGACACAGGTCGCCTCTTTGCGCAAACAAAGGGGGAGTTCTCAATCGGTGCTTCCTGATTGCGAAGCTTATTATGCTGATTGCGAACCGTAACGCTTGGCTGCGAAGTCCGCGATTCAAGACGTGCATTCCGCGATGTGTTCTGTCTAACCCATGCAATGAGAACGGCATACGTGACTGAAGTGTTGTGTTATCTTCCTAAACTTGGGCTCACCTTCAGCATGAGGTTTTGGTCGTGAACTGAATATAAAATGCATACCAATCTATGATCGACTGCAACAATAACGTTCTATAATCGACGAAAAGGTAAAGAGTCCGAAATATTATATAGAAAGATTACTCAGAGGTTAGACTTGGTTGGGGTAGTCTTTCCGGCTTCCAAGTGAATAGAGAGAGACAGAGGAAGAGCAAATACGAAGTAACTTCGTATATAAAATGCGTCTGTAACAATCAGCTTTCTTGTTGTATGTTACGTAGGCCTTCAGTGTTTATAAATAATTGAGCCGATGCCATAGAAAGCTAGACTTCTGCGCAATTGCGTCGGGACCACTATGTAATGTAATTAACGCGTGAAAGGCTAAAAGCGTGCTTTATACATTAAAAAGTGATTTCAGAAGCgtgaggaggaggaagcaacaaaagggagaaggcagggaggttaaccagaaagacatccggttggctaccctacactgggggattagggaaggggacaagaaagacgagaaagagggaagggagggaaaaaaggtgggggagaaactgacagtaatttcactgcagcgtgtagaactctaccgcatgtcagaggcgttcacacaagcctgtgtttctcaggaaacacagcagagctttcactgccttgtgggctgtcgaggcatgtggacgttgctgtaatagcacctgcacagaaagaggccgatcatacAGTCGttgcattgcgttggcaagtacttgtctatctgaggcaaatcgaggacaatggcacagcaggtgttcgatattttttgtcggtgccgcaaacatcgcacgccgcaccgtcagtaattccgattaacgtggtataaggtTTCGTGAAAGACttccagccaaaggcgatagagaagcgaagctgcacgttgATCTAGGCCgtgtggaggccggagttgtagtgacgGGTCGAGCTCGTgtagtcttgtacgtcgtatgcttaatgtgttccactcagtcagtatGAGACTGCGGGACAGTTGACGAATATGCCTCGCCGAAtctgctcttgaaagcggaatcagaacgctgttcgcttctttatgcgACGTGCgtgcagcatgatctgcagaatcatcgccacctataccacaatgcccaggtaaccactgaaagacgatgtcgtggcctttttgtattaaaaggtggtgaagtttcacggtttggtaggtcaactggtcgtggcaaccgcgtcggagaactgatatcaggtactgtaacgctggttttgagtcagaaaacacagcccatttacctagtctttcttctgaattgatgccccgccgcggtggtctagtggctaaggtactcggctgctgacccgcagggcgcgggttcgaatcccggctgcggcggctgcatttccgatggaggcggaaatgttgtaggcccgtgtgctcagatttgggtgcacgttaaagaaccccaggtggtctaaatttccggagccctccactacggcgtctctcataatcatgtagtggttttgggacgttaaaccccacatatcaatcaatcaattcttctgaattgatgagttccagtgcattgcgcagagcctcgtgaaagcaactccctgCCAAAGGccatagagaagcgaagctgcacgttgatgtaggccgggtggaggccggagttgtagtgaagggtcgagctcgtgcagtctcgTGCAGTCTCGTGCAGAAGCGcgagaaaacaaaataaagaacaaTAGCTTGGAAATGAAAGCATAAGAAAGGACACCAGTTCATTCAGATGTGTCATAAAAAAACTTTCGGTCTCTCATAGAATATTCTGCGAATTTGTTTTAGAAAGAAGTTATATATCAGAGCTGCGTAAAAAAATAACAGTTTGTGTAAAGTAAAAGAAAGCGAACTTAAATGCAAACTGGTTTAGTATGACAACGCGTTAAATCTGTCTTTTTCGAGGCGTCCTCGCTCTCAATCGACAGGAAGAAGCAAAAAATAGCGCATCTGAACCATTTAATGAATATCTAAATTGAGAGGTTTACATTTGATCCGTGATGCGAATGCGAAAATGGAAATCCTTGAGCCGCTTTTTTAGCGAAGCTTCTAGTCCCACTCGTGGAGACGGTGGCATTGTCCGCAAAAAATTTTACACACTCAGCTGTAAAAAAGATACGTCTATAAGAAATTATCACTTCAAGATGCACCAGTAGCGTGCGAATTTGTACTGTCAGACATGtttactgcttttttttatttattgattgattgatacgtggaacattccaaaaccaccatatgattacaagagacgccgtagtagagtgcgccgaaaatttcgaccacctggggttctttgacgtgcacccaaatttaagcaCAGGGACCagcagtattttcgcctccatcggaaatgcagccaccgcagctgggattcgatcccgttacCTGCggttgagcagccgagtaccttagccacttcaTGTTACGCCCCCGTCCCTCGCACCATGCGTTCGTATTCTCTCCTTTCTACGAAATCAATATATTTGATTTCCAACAAGAATTCATTAGTGATATTGTTAACCGAAATTCATTCCAGAAGGACGCATGTGGGCATGCGCGAATTTGCTGAATTGCTTTTTGTGGTGCATGTTGAATTGACCATTCACGGCAGATTGGCGTCCTTCCACAAAACCTCCAGATCTGTTCGAAAGCCGACAGTCTTGGATGCCATTTTGGCTTTCATACGCTCAATCTGAGAGGCTGAGAAATGGTTTTTCCAGTCGCCGACAGTCGCTGTCCTCACGAGGCTGCCTCCTTTGAGCTTTCTGGCTCCGTCGGACGAGTCGTCTGAAGCTCCGTTCGGGGGACGGCCTTTGACAGACTTCTCTTGTTGCCTTGCAGAAAGGGCTTCGGCGAAGGCTCTTTTCATAATATCCGGAGATACAGTCTATATTgtggaaaaacaaaacaaaacggatAAAATATATATTACCATACGAATTAAGCGGATTCCATAAACCCCACACATCTACGGTATTTCAATGATCAGATTGTAAAGCAAGTCCCCAACCCTAATCCCTTATCTGAACATGCAGTATTTATGCAAACAAAActacaaaaaacaaataaacaaacttcAGTGGTTTGTTGGCGTTGGCCGTGAGGCTTTATGGAAAAGCGATAGCGTGTGAGCTACAGAACTTGCACCGTAACACGATTATTTGCAATTAACTAACATAATCAAAAATCGTGCTCGCCATCGATATTCTGTATATTAAATTTTTTTCTGCCCTAATTAATGTTATTGCGTCTTATGATGACGATGGTGACAATTACAACTGCTATTTCATTGCTTCGCTCTTGAGTGCAATGAAGAATTATGGGTTGAGCGCTCGAAGGTTACATCTTATTCTACAAATAATTTTTAAATtagagaattttttttcttaaatgagcACATCTACTTCAGTGGAATAAGTTCACGACATACCTGTACAATTTCATTCAGTACTGCATCATCGCTGATTTCCTTCCCGAGAAATGCAGCAATTTTTTGAATACCCGAACGAGGATCTTTCTTCATGTGCTCGTACGCTATGCACAGAAAGTTAGGTCTCGCCTTGTGCGCGAACCAGGACGCCAGGTGATCGAAGTAATCGTTCGGGTGAATCCATCCGTCTATGAACTGCTCGAAGAACTCGTCGAAGGTCAGGTCACCGCAACCTTGGGCTTTTTGTTGCACCTGGTGGTAGTACGACACACAGGTGTCGTACGGGTTCCGAAGCACGTAGACATACCTGTTCGATTGACACAAACACAGGCCTTGAGCGCATTGGCAAAGACACATTAACAAACACAACCTTCTAGAAAGTGCGTGACTGAATTGGATCCTCTTTTCGGAATGTGATAGACTCGTTAGGGTTAAGAGAAATTCGCTTATCACCGTATGAAGCTGCCACACGTTAGGGTTTCATTGACGACGTCCTAAATAACTGGGATTTAGCTAGCATTGGTCTCCCTCGAAGtccatattgtcacgcagcaaaggacgacgcagttgtctatgaggaaaacaagtttattggagcgaacctgtgctcccctaacaactgaaaaaaatacacaggtggcgaagcagcggccagcaaaacgacgggcacgctagtgagcgtcggcgttCGAATGACGTGGCATCGGCTGTGCgagaatttatatccctcggcgcgagggtttctcgaatagccgaattgtatcgggaacgccgtgatagcgtttgttagacactctgttcgttcgaacagcgtttctaacaaacaacgcttgaagcgttgtttctatcgaacaacgcctgaagcgttgttcgatagcgtttgttcaaaacgctgtggtagcgtttgttcgaaacgctgtgaaaacggcgatagcacaggccggcgcagccaggccggaaaaacaaaacacaaataaacaaatccaatgcatggttcgcggcattaccccccccccccctttaagagtgcatcgacccgatgctaacataagggacagtccacacaaattaaaagttcgtcatcgtccgtagaaaggttttaagcgaaccacatggacgacttcgggtcgcgtgcgtcgtcgtgatgtacgggagtccccatcggggatcacttcgtacgttagttcgccaacacgtcgtagaatctggtagggtccgaaatagcgtcgtagaaatttctcactgagtccacgtcgtcgaatgggagtccaaacccacacacaatctccaggatggtactcggcgtctcggcgtcggagattgtagcgtccggcatccaccagttgctggtccgttatacgagctcgagcgagctggcgggcctcctccgcacgcgtcggcactctctagtaaactttttctgaaataaatgttttttaccaccaccaccacctccgcacgttggaggtatccttggacgtcggcgttgaggtcgtcgtcttctacgtgcggaagcatggcgtcgagcatcgtagtcggccgtcttccgtatacgagctcgaacggtgtcatctgcgtggtttttTGAATAGCCGCGTTGTACGCAagcgtgacgtacgggaggacttcgtcccacgtcttatgttcaacgtcgacgtacatagacagcatatctgcgattgtcttattgagccgttccgttgatccatttgtttgggggtggtaaaccgtcgttcttcggtgatctgtgttgctgtagcgtaagattccttgcatgagctccgcagtgaaggtcgttccgcggtccatgattaggacctcaggggctccatgtcgcagcacaatttggttaataaagaactttgtaacttcttgtgcagttcccctaggaagagcggtggtctcttcgtagcgcgtcatgtagtcagtcgctacgacaatccatttgttcgcggatcgggatgtagggaacgggcccagaaggtccattccgatctgttggaagggcctcgttgggacggcgatcggctgcagaagtccggctggtctcgtcggtggtgtttttcgtcgctggcagtcacggcagctccggacgtagtgggtgacaaggcggggccagaagtatttcgccttgatttttgtaatcgtgcgagctgttccgagatgtccggaagacgggtcgtcgtggcacgcttccaaaatttcgtcacgaaggtctgcggggatgacaagtagataattcgttctcgttccggggttgaaattcttcttcactaggatggagtttttgaggctgaatgctggtaagttgcgcttaaacgccctaggcacggcgacgttgcgtccttcgaggtagtcgatcgtGGCGCGGGGGTCaaggtcggcacgctgctgggcggctaggtcgctctttgtcacgactccgaagaacgcgctgtcttcatcggagtcctgtggtggtgggtcgacgggggcgcgggacaggcagtcggcgtcggagtgtttcctgccgggtttgtagaatattgtaaactcaaactcttgcaggcgcaagctccatcgcccaagacggccagaggggtccttcaaattggcgagccaacacagcgcatgatggtctgtcacaaccttaaacggtctaccataggcGTATGGGCGAAATtatgaaatggcccatatgatagccaggcactctttctcggaggcagagtagtttctctcctccttcgacagaccacggcttgcatagacGATTAcattttcgtaaccgctttgcttttggatgaggacggcacccaaaccgatatcactggcgtccgtgtgcatttccgtttcggcgttttcgtcgaaatgagcgagcacgggcgggttttgcaggcgttgttgcagctcgcaaaatgccttttcttggtcgttttcccagctgaaagcggtgctttctttcgtcaggcgcgtgagtggctctgcaatgcgtgcgaagtttgcgacgaagcacCCGTAGtgtgcgcacagtccgagaaaccttcgcacacccttcttatctttaggccttgggaagttcgcaatggctgatgtttttgttgggtcaggtaggactcccgcggcgttcgcgacgtgacccaagaactggagttcctcgtacgcgaaacggcacttctcaggcttcagcgttgaccccgacgtacgaatggcctcgagtacagatttcaaccttgtgaggtgttcgtcgaaagtccgggcgaatacgacaacgtcgtagaggtatacgaggcaagtgtgccacttcaggcctgctagcacagtgtccatgactctctgaaacgttgcgggcgccgtgcacagcccaaacggcatcaccttgaactcgtacagACTGTCcagggttataaatgcagtcttctctcggtctttctcgtccacttcaatttgccagtagccggtcttcagatccatggatgagaagtatttggcgtggcagaggtggtcgagggcgtcgtcgattcgtggcagggggtacacgtcctttttggtgattttgtttagtctccggtagtcaacgcagaatcttaaagtgacatcttttttcttcacgagtacaaccggcgcagcccacggactttttgatggctgtattatgtcgtcgctgagcatgttatcaacttgagtccggatggcttcgcgctcgtgtaaagaaacgcggtacggtgactgtctggtaggtcgggctccatcttcggttattatccggtgcttcgccaaaggtgtctgacgtaacttcgagttcgaggaaaaacactcgctgtagcgacggagcaactccagtaatctgtccctattttcttgcgacagcgccgggttcacgtcgaaaggatatggcagcctggaagcatctgcgcgtgcgcgttcaaaggtggcgaccgcgatcacttgactcgcttcttgcgtttcttcgaggaacgcaattgcagcgcccttgtttagatgctggtactcctcggtgaaattggtgaccaaaacacgtgggatctgcgttgcttaaaccgcgcaatgcctcttgcgacagacacaccgcggtctagaagcaacctttggtcagtttccacgatagcgtcgacgtcaggagcagcaccttcacaatagacggcgatcatcaagcttgcgcggggtggcagggtgacgtgatcgtcggcgatccttacagcagcacggtgtccgaggttcggctgcggcgtcgtggagtgatcggaagagaacgttattgacctggtctgcagatcaattattgcgccattgtccgtcaaaaagtccattccgagaattacgtcgtgggagcagttaggcaaaatgacgaactccgcagggtacgtagtgccgtctatggtgacgcgcgatgtgcacaatccacttggggtcacgaggtggcctcctgctgtgcgtatgtgcggaccgtcccatctggtcgtaactttctttagcttggatgcgaatgacccgctcatgaccgagtagtcggctcccgtgtcgatgagggcgactacgtcaaagccgtcgatggacaactggacgtcggatgccgctttcctcgaatttcgggtgcgtcggggcgtcgtatcgcggcttgcacgtgttgatggtcgggcactatgcgtcgtcatcgtcgtcttctcagcggcaggcttcgttacttcgggtacgcgtcgcgcagcgtagctgtcgtcgttttcgggggtctcgtcagggtgtcgtcgggtcgtcgggatgagggcatgtcgtgagtcacggtcttgcgtcgttggagggttttcattttctcgctgttgtgcaacttcaccctcagaagttgctgcttttagtttccccctcgtgggctgggggaccttccacgggcgaagtcagcatggctgcgGCGGTTGGGgtattggtacgggtagggcgacggcgaacggttgaaacgggatggtccacggctggtgttcgacaggtattcttcgatctcaaatgggcgctggccggctcgcgggcggggtgcgttgacggagaacccacgcaaacccagcctctcgtacgggcagcggcggtagacgtggttggcctctccgcagtggtagcacagaggacgattatctggcgttcgccacacctcggtcttcctgggcgcctggtttcgggttacagggggtcgggcgggcgacattgggcggcggtacggcggggcctcttgataacgggttgggacgggtcggggtcgacgagcagcagcggagtaggtcatcgcttgtcgttcgcaagatgcttctgacggcgtggaattccccagtgcttgctgaacctcctcgaggacgacgtcagtgagggaggcgacttggggctgcggcgttgctgggaacaatttcctcagttcctcgcgaacgacggcacGGATGGtttcccgcaagtcttccgtcgccaatccaggggcgtttaccgggttcaccgaaatggtgttgagtggtctatcgtattgccgcgaacgcatatccaaggtcctctcgatcatcgaagcctcggtgacgaactcagcgacggtcttaggggggttgcggatgagtccagcgaagagctcttgtttaactacccgcatcagaaagcgcaccttcttctcttctgccatttcggggtcagctctccggaacagcatctgcatctcctcagcgaacagtacaataCCTTCGtaagggtgttgcattcgcgtctccaacaaaagggtgGCTCGTTCACCCTTTTGTTGGACAACCGTAgtgaatgttttgaggaattcgctcttaaagacagaccagtcggttagggagccttcatggtttttaaaccacgttcgagctgcatcctccaaatagaagaagacatgacgaaactttacttcgtcatcccacctgttaaagatgcggatgcgctccagcttctccagccactcttgcGGGTCTTTACCaagagatcctcggaatgatgggggctcacgaggttgttgcagaacgacgggagagttggtagcgctggtcatggtgcctgcgttgatcattgtggtttttacgtcttctttctttttttttatccgggagcagtccaaactctggctgaaggccttgctgtcgacggctgacacgagttgggcgtgcttgtcggcttggcaatggcttagggttcatgtaccccgcacctccaccagatgtcacacagcaaaggacgacgcagttgtttatgaggaaaacaagtttattggagcgaacctgtgctcccctaacaactgaaaaaaatacacaggcggcgaagcagtggccagcaaaacgacgggcacgctagtgagcgtcggcgatcaaatgacgcggcatcggctgtgcgggaattcatatccctcggcgcgagggtttctcgaatagtcgaattgtatcgagaacgccgtgatagcgtttgttagaaacgctgttcgtgcgaacagcgtttctaacaaacaacgcttgaagcgttgtttctatcgaacaacgcctgaagcgttgttcgatagcgtttgttcaaaacgctgtggtagcgtttgttcgaaacgctgtgaaaacggcgatagcacaggccggcgcagccaggccggaaaaacaaaacacaaataaacaaatccaatgcatggttcgcggcattacccccccccccccccctttaagagtgcatcgacccgatgctaacataagggacagtccacacaaattaaaagttcgtcatcgtccgtagaaaggttttaagcgaaccacatggacgacttcgggtcgcgtgcgtcgtcgtgatgtacgggagtccccatcggggatcacttcgtacgttagttcgccaacacgtcgtagaatctggtagggtccgaaatagcgtcgtagaaatttctcactgagtccacgtcgtcgaatgggagtccaaacccacacacaatctccaggatggtactcggcgtctcggcgtcggagattgtagcgtccggcatccaccagttgctggtccgttatacgagctcgagcgagctggcgggcctcctccgcacgcgtcggcactctctagtaaactttttctgaaataaatgttttttaccaccaccaccacctccgcacgttggaggtatccttggacgtcggcgttgaggtcgtcgtcttctacgtgcggaagcatggcgtcgagcatcgtagtcggccgtcttccgtatacgagctcgaacggtgtcatctgcgtggtttttTGAATAGCCGCGTTGTACGCAagcgtgacgtacgggaggacttcgtcccacgtcttatgttcaacgtcgacgtacatagacagcatatctgcgattgtcttattgagccgttccgttgatccatttgtttgggggtggtaaaccgtcgttcttcggtgatctgtgttgctgtagcgtaagattccttgcatgagctccgcagtgaaggtcgttccgcggtccatgattaggacctcaggggctccatgtcgcagcacaatttggttaataaagaactttgtaacttcttgtgcagttcccctaggaagagcggtggtctcttcgtagcgcgtcatgtagtcagtcgctacgacaatccatttgttcgcggatcgggatgtagggaacgggcccagaaggtccattccgatctgttggaagggcctcgttgggacggcgatcggctgcagaagtccggctggtctcgtcggtggtgtttttcgtcgctggcagtcacggcagctccggacgtagtgggtgacaaggcggggccagaagtatttcgccttgatttttgtaatcgtgcgagctgttccgagatgtccggaagacgggtcgtcgtggcacgcttccaaaatttcgtcacgaaggtctgcggggatgacaagtagataattcgttctcgttccggggttgaaattcttcttcactaggatggagtttttgaggctgaatgctggtaagttgcgcttaaacgccctaggcacggcgacgttgcgtccttcgaggtagtcgatcgtGGCGCGGGGGTCaaggtcggcacgctgctgggcggctaggtcgctctttgtcacgactccgaagaacgcgctgtcttcatcggagtcctgtggtggtgggtcgacgggggcgcgggacaggcagtcggcgtcggagtgtttcctgccgggtttgtagaatattgtaaactcaaactcttgcaggcgcaagctccatcgcccaagacggccagaggggtccttcaaattggcgagccaacacagcgcatgatggtctgtcacaaccttaaacggtctaccataggcGTATGGGCGAAATtatgaaatggcccatatgatagccaggcactctttctcggaggcagagtagtttctctcctccttcgacagaccacggcttgcatagacGATTAcattttcgtaaccgctttgcttttggatgaggacggcacccaaaccgatatcactggcgtccgtgtgcatttccgtttcggcgttttcgtcgaaatgagcgagcacgggcgggttttgcaggcgttgttgcagctcgcaaaatgccttttcttggtcgttttcccagctgaaagcggtgctttctttcgtcaggcgcgtgagtggctctgcaatgcgtgcgaagtttgcgacgaagcacCCGTAGtgtgcgcacagtccgagaaaccttcgcacacccttcttatctttaggccttgggaagttcgcaatggctgatgtttttgttgggtcaggtaggactcccgcggcgttcgcgacgtgacccaagaactggagttc
The nucleotide sequence above comes from Rhipicephalus microplus isolate Deutch F79 chromosome 2, USDA_Rmic, whole genome shotgun sequence. Encoded proteins:
- the LOC142796467 gene encoding sulfotransferase 1C3-like codes for the protein MADIKAESSSPTSDKARYLHHFEGILVGDMFEESRLRSAFRYEPREEDVFVVGFPKTGTTWLHFVLQRIVNHASETPAQSAATCLPNVAFLEFAGGEKVEKLSRIPGLPLVIKTHLPFEKVRFSDKSRYVYVLRNPYDTCVSYYHQVQQKAQGCGDLTFDEFFEQFIDGWIHPNDYFDHLASWFAHKARPNFLCIAYEHMKKDPRSGIQKIAAFLGKEISDDAVLNEIVQTVSPDIMKRAFAEALSARQQEKSVKGRPPNGASDDSSDGARKLKGGSLVRTATVGDWKNHFSASQIERMKAKMASKTVGFRTDLEVLWKDANLP